One segment of Theobroma cacao cultivar B97-61/B2 chromosome 9, Criollo_cocoa_genome_V2, whole genome shotgun sequence DNA contains the following:
- the LOC18590792 gene encoding chitinase 2: MEPYKLFLTLLILQALLICHISTLCVANSKLFREYIGAEFKDVKFSDVPINPNVDFHFILSFAIDYDSLSSPSPTNGKFNVFWDSNNLSPSHVSSIKSKHPNVKVALSLGGYSVGSEFAYFKPSSVKSWVSNAVASLTSIIKEYDLDGIDIDYEHFQADPETFAESIGLLIKTLKRNKVISFASIAPYADDEVQRQYLALWRRYGNIIDYVNFQFYAYDRGTTIPQFLSYFNTQSSNYIGGKVLVSFQSDVSRGLTPKDGFFTACKMLKSQKRLHGIFVWSADDSKANGFIYEKQSQEILAAN, encoded by the coding sequence ATGGAACCTTACAAGCTTTTTCTCACCCTTCTCATTCTTCAAGCTCTACTGATCTGCCATATATCAACCCTATGTGTTGCAAACTCAAAGCTTTTCAGGGAATACATAGGAGCTGAGTTCAAAGATGTGAAGTTTTCTGATGTCCCCATTAACCCAAATGttgattttcatttcattctttCCTTTGCCATAGACTATGACTCCTTAAGTTCTCCATCTCCCACCAATGGAAAATTCAATGTGTTTTGGGACTCCAATAATCTCAGCCCCTCCCATGTTTCTTCCATCAAGTCTAAACATCCAAATGTAAAAGTGGCATTAAGCCTAGGAGGTTATAGTGTGGGCAGTGAATTTGCTTATTTCAAGCCTTCCTCAGTAAAATCCTGGGTCTCTAATGCCGTTGCTTCACTCACAAGTATCATAAAAGAGTATGATCTGGATGGAATTGATATTGATTATGAGCACTTCCAAGCTGATCCTGAAACTTTTGCAGAGTCCATTGGGTTGCTTATAAAGACTCTCAAGAGGAACAAGGTAATCTCCTTTGCTTCTATAGCTCCATATGCTGATGATGAAGTTCAGAGACAGTACTTAGCTTTGTGGAGGAGATATGGGAACATTATTGATTATGTCAACTTCCAATTTTATGCATATGATAGGGGAACCACCATACCACAGTTTTTGAGTTACTTCAACACCCAATCCTCTAACTATATTGGTGGTAAGGTCTTAGTGAGCTTTCAAAGTGATGTGAGCCGTGGGTTAACTCCAAAAGATGGTTTCTTCACTGCCTGCAAGATGCTTAAGAGTCAGAAAAGGCTTCATGGTATCTTTGTGTGGTCTGCAGATGACTCCAAGGCAAACGGTTTCATATATGAGAAGCAATCACAAGAAATATTAGCAGCTAATTAG
- the LOC18590793 gene encoding subtilisin-like protease SBT4.3 → MAKPGFLSFLAISLILMLSMILSSGAAEEDRKVYIAYLGSLPEGEYFPSSHHSSMLQAVFKQSSVANYLIRSYSRSFNGFAAKLTNEEANKLASMKGVVSVFPSKVYHLQTTRSWDFMGFNKTAKRNRTVESDVIIGVIDTGIWPESESFSDEGFSPPPKKWKGSCKGGQNFTCNNKLIGARLYNLDLAVGDSVRDTEGHGTHTASTAAGNNVENASFFGLAKGTARGGVPSARIAAYKVCSAAGCGEADILAAFDDAIADGVDLITISIGTPFSLEFYQDSVAIGAFHAAEKGILTMQSAGNAGTSGLGSVSSVAPWILSVAASSTDRLFVDKVVLGNGTTLNGFSIHPFSLNGTKFPLVYDTDAGLCPVGFLNSSFVKNKLVLCDDFEGIIGAQGAGALGSIVATTFDNVSYVVPFPASALRIDDYFSVKSYLNSTKQPKAEILKSETIKDSAAPMVAPFSSRGPNFIVPDILKPDISAPGVDILAAYSQVASPSDTPTDKRRVKYSFISGTSMACPHAAGVAAYVKTFHPDWSPSAIKSAIMTTAWPMDRSNNPDREFGYGSGHLNPVEAINPGLVYEAVKGDYIRLLCSIGYDEGKVRQITGDNSSCPDTSKKMLPRDLNYPSLTAKVPVGKSFTVVFHRRVTNVGVARSTYKVKVSSNSKLKVKVIPEVLSFKSLKEKKSYNVTVTGEALGGTTMLSTSLVWSDGTHSVRSPIVVYTFVDAQRSVSIP, encoded by the exons ATGGCAAAACCAGGTTTTTTGTCGTTCCTTGCCATTTCTTTGATTCTCATGCTTAGCATGATCCTATCCTCTGGGGCTGCAGAGGAAGATAGAAAG GTTTACATTGCATACTTGGGATCACTACCCGAAGGAGAATACTTTCCATCATCTCACCATTCCAGTATGCTCCAAGCAGTTTTTAAACAGAG CTCCGTGGCAAATTACTTAATCAGAAGTTACAGTAGGAGCTTCAACGGATTTGCCGCCAAGCTCACTAACGAAGAGGCAAACAAACTTGCAA GCATGAAAGGAGTGGTCTCTGTTTTTCCAAGTAAAGTTTATCACCTTCAAACAACAAGATCATGGGATTTCATGGGATTCAATAAGACTGCTAAACGTAATCGGACTGTTGAGAGCGATGTCATTATTGGCGTTATTGATACGGGAATCTGGCCCGAGTCGGAAAGCTTCAGCGATGAAGGCTTTAGTCCTCCTCCCAAAAAGTGGAAGGGTTCTTGCAAGGGTGGCCAAAATTTTACTTGTAACAA TAAGCTGATTGGGGCTCGACTTTACAACTTAGATTTAGCTGTAGGAGATTCTGTCAGGGATACAGAGGGTCATGGAACTCATACCGCGTCTACTGCAGCGGGGAACAATGTAGAGAATGCAAGTTTCTTTGGATTGGCTAAAGGCACTGCGAGGGGAGGGGTTCCTTCTGCAAGGATTGCTGCATATAAAGTATGCAGTGCAGCAGGATGTGGTGAAGCGGATATCTTGGCCGCTTTCGATGATGCTATTGCTGATGGAGTTGACCTTATAACAATTTCAATAGGAACACCATTTTCATTAGAATTTTACCAGGACTCTGTAGCCATTGGTGCTTTTCATGCAGCTGAGAAAGGAATACTTACCATGCAATCAGCAGGCAATGCCGGTACATCAGGACTAGGGTCAGTGTCAAGTGTAGCACCATGGATACTTTCTGTTGCAGCAAGCAGCACGGATCGCCTATTTGTTGACAAGGTTGTTCTGGGGAATGGCACGACTTTAAAT GGATTTTCAATTCATCCTTTCAGCCTTAATGGAACCAAGTTTCCATTAGTTTATGATACCGATGCTGG GCTCTGCCCGGTTGGGTTCCTGAACAGTAGTTTTGTAAAGAATAAGCTTGTCCTGTGCGATGATTTTGAGGGAATTATAGGAGCTCAGGGTGCTGGTGCTTTAGGATCAATTGTGGCAACTACATTTGATAATGTTTCATATGTTGTCCCATTTCCTGCTTCGGCTTTAAGAATTGACGACTATTTTTCAGTCAAGTCCTAcctgaattccaccaa GCAACCTAAAGCGGAAATATTAAAAAGTGAAACCATTAAAGATTCTGCTGCTCCAATGGTTGCTCCCTTCTCTTCACGGGGCCCTAATTTCATTGTACCAGATATTCTAAAG CCGGATATAAGTGCCCCTGGAGTGGATATCTTGGCTGCATATTCACAAGTTGCTTCACCTTCAGATACACCAACAGACAAGAGGCGAGTTAAATACAGTTTTATATCTGGAACCTCCATGGCTTGTCCTCATGCTGCCGGTGTAGCTGCTTATGTTAAAACATTTCACCCCGATTGGTCTCCTTCAGCCATCAAATCTGCTATCATGACTACCG CTTGGCCAATGGATCGGTCCAATAATCCAGATCGTGAATTTGGTTATGGATCTGGACATCTCAACCCTGTAGAAGCTATCAATCCTGGTCTTGTATATGAAGCTGTTAAAGGGGACTACATAAGACTTTTGTGCAGCATTGGATATGATGAAGGCAAAGTTAGACAAATAACAGGGGATAACAGCTCTTGCCCTGACACTTCCAAAAAAATGCTGCCAAGGGATTTGAATTATCCTTCACTCACAGCTAAAGTTCCAGTAGGCAAGTCTTTCACAGTCGTTTTTCATAGAAGAGTTACAAATGTTGGTGTAGCAAGATCTACTTACAAGGTAAAAGTCTCTTCCAACTCGAAACTTAAGGTCAAAGTGATTCCTGAAGTTCTGTCCTTCAAGTCCTTAAAGGAGAAGAAGTCATATAATGTCACTGTTACCGGAGAAGCTTTGGGTGGAACAACCATGTTGTCTACATCATTGGTATGGTCAGATGGAACTCACAGTGTAAGAAGTCCAATTGTTGTATACACATTTGTAGATGCCCAAAGGAGTGTCAGCATCCCATGA
- the LOC18590794 gene encoding subtilisin-like protease SBT4.3, with product MSKVLYSSTFLEKTIALLMDLPKQLLCDQVFIAYLGSLPEGEYFPSSHHSSMLQAVLKQSSVANYLIRSYSRSFNGFAAKLTNEEANKLASMKGVVSVFPSKVYHLQTTRSWDFMGFNKTAKRNRAVESNVIVGVIDTGVWPESESFGDEGFGPPPKKWKGSCKGGQNFTCNNKLIGAQFYNLGIPVGDSVRDIIGHGSHTASTAAGNNVENASFFGFAKGTARGGVPSARIAAYKVCGELGCGSAEILAAFDDAIADGVDLITISIGPGFPSEFYEDTIAIGAFHAAEKGILTVQAAGNSGTSGPQSVSSVAPWILTVAASSTDRRFIDKVVLGNGKTLNGFSIHPFSFNGTKFPLVYGIEVTSDCDEISAGMCQIGCLKSSLVKGKLVLCDEFSGHEEARDAGALGSIVPTSLVNVSFVVPFPTSALENDDYGSVKSYLNSIEQPKAEILKSETIKDSAAPMVAPFSSRGPNFIVPDILKPDISAPGVDILAAYSPVASPSDTPTDERRVKYSLISGTSMACPHAAGVAAYVKTFHPDWSPSAIKSAIMTTALPMDRSNNPDREFGYGSGHVNPVEAINPGLVYEAVKGDYIRFLCSIGYDEGKVRQITGDNSSCPETSKNMLPRDFNYPSLTAEVPTGKSFTVGFHRTVTNVGVAGSTYKVKVSSNSKLRVKVIPEVLSFKSLKEKKSYNVTVTGKALDGSSMLSTSLVWSDGTHSVRSPIVVHTFEGFDRGVSIP from the exons ATGTCAAAGGTACTATATTCAAGCACATTTTTAGAGAAGACAATAGCCTTGCTGATGGACTTGCCAAAGCAGCTGTTATGTGACCAG GTTTTCATTGCATACTTGGGATCACTACCTGAAGGAGAATACTTTCCATCATCTCACCATTCCAGTATGCTCCAAGCAGTTCTGAAACAGAG CTCTGTGGCAAATTACTTAATCAGAAGTTACAGTAGGAGCTTCAACGGATTTGCTGCCAAGCTCACTAATGAAGAGGCAAACAAACTTGCAA GCATGAAAGGAGTGGTCTCTGTTTTTCCAAGTAAAGTTTATCACCTTCAAACAACAAGATCATGGGATTTCATGGGATTCAATAAGACTGCTAAACGTAATCGGGCTGTTGAGAGTAATGTCATTGTTGGGGTTATTGATACTGGAGTCTGGCCTGAGTCAGAAAGCTTCGGTGATGAAGGCTTTGGTCCTCCTCCCAAAAAGTGGAAGGGTTCTTGCAAGGGTGGCCAAAATTTTACTTGTAACAA TAAGCTTATCGGAGCTCAATTTTACAACTTAGGAATACCTGTAGGAGACTCTGTCAGGGATATAATTGGTCATGGATCTCATACCGCGTCTACAGCAGCTGGGAACAATGTAGAGAATGCAAGTTTCTTTGGATTTGCTAAAGGCACTGCGAGAGGAGGGGTTCCTTCTGCAAGGATTGCCGCATATAAAGTATGCGGCGAGCTAGGATGTGGTTCAGCGGAGATCTTGGCAGCTTTCGATGATGCTATTGCTGATGGAGTTGACCTTATAACAATTTCAATAGGGCCAGGATTTCCGTCTGAATTTTACGAGGACACTATAGCCATTGGTGCTTTTCATGCAGCTGAGAAAGGAATACTTACCGTGCAAGCTGCGGGCAATAGCGGTACCTCAGGACCACAGTCAGTGTCAAGTGTAGCACCATGGATACTTACTGTTGCAGCAAGCAGCACGGATCGCCGATTTATTGACAAGGTTGTTCTAGGGAATGGCAAGACTTTAAAT GGATTTTCAATTCATCCTTTCAGCTTTAACGGAACCAAGTTTCCTTTAGTTTATGGGATAGAAGTAACATCTGATTGCGATGAAATCAGTGCTGG GATGTGCCAGATCGGATGCCTGAAAAGTAGTTTGGTAAAAGGTAAGCTTGTGCTGTGCGATGAGTTTTCGGGACATGAAGAAGCTCGTGATGCTGGTGCTTTAGGATCAATTGTGCCAACGTCACTTGTAAATGTTTCATTTGTTGTCCCATTTCCTACTTCAGCTTTAGAAAATGACGACTATGGTTCAGTGAAGTCCTACCTGAATTCCATCGA GCAACCTAAAGCGGAAATACTAAAAAGTGAAACCATTAAAGATTCTGCTGCTCCTATGGTTGCTCCCTTCTCTTCACGGGGCCCTAATTTCATCGTACCAGATATTCTAAAG CCGGATATAAGCGCCCCTGGAGTGGATATCTTGGCTGCATATTCACCTGTTGCTTCACCTTCAGATACTCCAACAGACGAGAGGCGAGTTAAATACAGTTTAATATCTGGAACCTCCATGGCTTGTCCTCATGCTGCCGGTGTAGCTGCTTATGTTAAAACATTTCACCCTGATTGGTCTCCTTCAGCCATCAAATCTGCTATCATGACTACCG CTTTGCCAATGGATCGGTCCAATAATCCAGATCGTGAATTTGGTTATGGATCTGGACATGTCAACCCTGTAGAAGCTATCAATCCTGGGCTCGTATATGAAGCTGTTAAAGGGGACTACATAAGATTTTTGTGCAGCATTGGGTATGATGAAGGCAAAGTTAGACAAATAACAGGAGATAACAGCTCTTGCCCTGAAACTTCCAAAAATATGCTGCCGAGGGATTTCAATTATCCTTCACTCACAGCTGAAGTTCCAACAGGCAAGTCTTTCACGGTCGGTTTTCATAGAACAGTTACAAATGTTGGTGTAGCAGGATCTACTTACAAGGTAAAAGTCTCTTCCAACTCGAAACTTCGGGTCAAAGTGATTCCTGAAGTTCTGTCCTTCAAGTCCTTAAAGGAGAAGAAGTCTTACAATGTTACTGTTACGGGAAAAGCTTTGGACGGATCATCCATGTTGTCTACATCATTGGTATGGTCAGATGGAACTCACAGTGTTAGAAGTCCGATTGTTGTACACACATTTGAAGGTTTTGATAGGGGTGTCAGCATCCCATGA